ACCACTGTCGCCACGTCGCCCACGCGCACCTGGCCGGAACCGTCGCGGCGAACGATGAGATCGGCGATCTCCTGCGTATCGTCGAACTCGTTGATGGTGCGGATCAGGTACTGGCTGTCCAGGCCGCGCAGGGCGCCGCCGGGCAGGTTCACGTTGCCCACGCCCACGACCTGGCGCACATCGTCCAGGGATAGGCCCAGGGCGGCGAGCCTTCCCTGGTCCACGTCGACCTGGATCTCCTCCTCCAGGCCTCCCTTCACCTGCGCCGCCGCCACGCCGATCACGGTCTCGAAGTCCTGCTTGATCTGCTTGTCGGCCAGCCGCCGCAGGACGGTCAGGTCCGCGTCGCCCGACAGGGCCAGGCGGACGATGGGATCGAGGCTGGGGTCGAAGCGCAACACCACCGGGTCGGTGGTCTCCTCGGGCAGGATCAGCCGGTCGAGCTTCTCGCGGATCTCCATGGACAACAGGTCCATGTCCGTGCCCCAGGCGAACTCGAGCGTGACCTCGGAAATGCCGGGCCGCGACACCGAGTGGATGTTCTGCAGCCCGCGCAGGACGCCCACCACTTCCTCCACCGGGCGCGTGACGAGGTTCTCCACCTCCTGGGGCGCGGTGTCGGGGAACTCGGTCTGGACGGTGATCGACGGATACGCGATGTCGGGGAAGAGTTCCAGGGACAGCCGGCCGTAGGCCACCAGGCCGAACGCGACGACCGCCAGGGCGGACATCACCACGCTGACCCGGCGACGGACGGCGAGATCGACGAGGGTCCTCATCGGCTCCCCGCTTCCACCGCGTCGAGGATCTTCAGCGGCGTACCGTGCTTGAGCGACCGTTGGCCTTTCACCACGACCCGCTCCCCCAGCGCGAGGCCGGAGAGGATTTCGGTGTGCAGGTCGTCGGTGAAGCCGGTCTCGACGATGCGGCGCTCGGCCAGTATGTCGCCGGCGTGCTCCACGTCGTCGACCGCGACGTAGACGAAGGTCTCACCCTTGTCGGTAAGGACGGCGGCGCGGGGTATCAGGACGGTGCCCTCGCGCAGTTCGGTGACGATGCGGACCTTGGCGAAGTCGCCCGGTCTGACGCCGGCCGGGTAGTCGGGAACCTCGACGGTGATCTTGATGGTGCCGCTGGCGGGATCGATCACCGGGCTGATGAGTGTGATGCGGCCGCGCAGGCGTGTGCCGTCGCTGTCGAGGACGAGCGCCACATCCTGCTCCTGCTCCAACCGGTTGAACTCGCGGCTGGGCACGTGGATGCGCGCCAGCAGCGGGTCGAAGTCGGAGATGTCGAAGAGTGGCGTACCGGCCGAAACGGTCTGCCCCACGTCCACCAGACGCCGCGTGACGCGTCCCCCGAAGGGCGCGACGACTTCGGTGTAGGACAGGGTCAGCCGCGTGAGGCTCTCCTCGGCCCGGGCGTTCTCCAGCTCGCTGAGCGCGGCCTGGAACTCCTCCTCCGACGCCAGCTCCTCGGCGCGCATGGCCTCCATGCGGCTGAACCTGGAGAGCAGGTTGGCGGTGGCGGCCTCGGCCTGGGCGATGCGAAAGCGGTACTCGGCGTCGTCGATCCGGAGCAGGGCGCCGCCGGCGGCGACCCGGTCGCCCTCCTCGGCGGTGATGGCGAGGATCTGGCCGGAGACGCGGGCCAGCACCTGGGCGGTCTTCTCGGCCTCCAGGGACGCGGTGGCGTCGTAGGTGCTGGCG
This portion of the bacterium genome encodes:
- a CDS encoding efflux RND transporter periplasmic adaptor subunit, which encodes ASTYDATASLEAEKTAQVLARVSGQILAITAEEGDRVAAGGALLRIDDAEYRFRIAQAEAATANLLSRFSRMEAMRAEELASEEEFQAALSELENARAEESLTRLTLSYTEVVAPFGGRVTRRLVDVGQTVSAGTPLFDISDFDPLLARIHVPSREFNRLEQEQDVALVLDSDGTRLRGRITLISPVIDPASGTIKITVEVPDYPAGVRPGDFAKVRIVTELREGTVLIPRAAVLTDKGETFVYVAVDDVEHAGDILAERRIVETGFTDDLHTEILSGLALGERVVVKGQRSLKHGTPLKILDAVEAGSR